The genomic DNA GAGCGTGTCCCCCGCCCCCAGGACCCTCTGGAACGGGAGCGGGCGCTGCAGCTGCAGATTGCTGAGGCCGCCCGCCGGCTCTGCTGCGAGGAGAACATCAGCCGGCAGGTGCGGAAGAGGCGGCAGACGGCAGCACTCCGGGAGGAGCAGAAGCTGCGGGATCTGGAGCAGGTTCTGAGCCAGCGGCGGCTCCTGGCAGGGCAGCGGGACATCAGTACTGCCAAGGGTGAGTCCTCCGAGCCCCATGGTGGggggggatgctggagagcagaatggggtgctgcttggttgggTGTCCCTGGGGAATGCATCTAAATTACCCATTCCCTGTGAATGCACCCCACTGGATGCTGGGATCCTTCATCCCAAGTGCATGCGCTCTTCTGGAGGCATGCCCCTCTGCCATTCTCCTGTGTGTCCCTTCCCAATATGCCATCCACAATGCTGCACCCCAGTTCCCTGGTGAATGCACTTCCCTGGATGCACTCCAACTTTCCATCCCCTGTGAATACAACCTGGTTCTACATCGCCAGTGAATGCATGCCCCTAACACCCCCTGGTAAATGCACCCCAATTTCCCATTCCTGCTGAATATACCCCTTGGACGCCCCCTGGAAGGCCATCCCTGGTACATGCACCTTGCTACACTCAATGTCAATGCACCCTTTTGAAGGTACCCCAATACTTCATCTCTGGTGGTTGTACCCTTGTGAGTGCACCCCACAAAGAAGTCCCCAGTGCATGCACCCCAATAACTATTCCTGGCATATGTACCCCCTGAATGCACCCCAAAAGCCCATCCATAGTGCAAACACCCTGATAAACCATCCTCAGCAGTACCCCACTGAATCCACCCCAGTACTTCACCTCTGTTGATTGCAGCCTTCTGAAAGTACCCTAAGAGCTCACCCCTGCCGCTTGCACCTCATAACTATCCCCAGTCACCCGTCCTCAGCACCTGCACCCAAAGGGGGGCAGGATGTGGCCCAGCTGCCGTGTCCCCCATCCCAGTGGCGGCCATCCAAGGGGGTCCCCGTTGTCTCCATGCCTGTCCCCTCCAAGGAACAGGGCCATGGTGGTGGCATCTCCTTCCCTGTcggtgcccccagcctgcccatcccAGGCAGGCTGGGAGCTGCACGCTGCTCAGCAGAGCCGGCCTGGCCGGTACCGCTGCCGTCCCAGGGCGTGTTGGGACAGGTGGCGTGGGAGAGGGGAGTGGAGGCCCGCGGGGACGCGCTGGGTGGTGGCGGGGCCGTGGGAGCGCTTTGGCACCCGGAGGCGGCCCCAGCTCTGTTCTCACAGGGCCCTGCCCCATAGAGCTCAGTGCCTCCGACGAGAGCTCTGTGTTTGACACCGGCCTGCTGAAGGAGGGTGAGGGGGCTGTGGGGACCAGGGGGGATCCCTGGCATGTTCCCTCCATTCCAACCCTTCCTGTGTCCCCTCTATCTCTACTCTCCCTGTGTCTCCTCCATCCCATTCTGCTGCCATGTATCCCCTCCATGCTgttcccctgtgtgtcccttccatCCCAGCCCCCCACATCTCCTCTCCATACCAACCATCCACCTGTTCCCTCCATACCAACTctccctttgtgtcccctccaTCCCAACCCTCCATCTCTCCTGCAGAGGACACACGGCCACCAGGACCTGCCACTCCACAGAAGTCCCCCTCTCCCAAGGACCCcaccaaggaggaggaggaggagtcagGGCCTGTGGTACCCACCCCCATTCCCTGGCAGGAGACCAGCCTGGACAGACCCTACGAGAGGACCAAAAATTCCAGCATCGACCCTGAGGATGGGGAAACCCAGAACTCCCAATGCTGTCTTGGGTCCCTGATGGCTGCCCCTGCCAGTTCCTTGGCCCCCAGCAGCCCTGATTCTGCAAGCCCCTCAGTGTCCAGGACAGGGGACCCTTCCTACCGGTTTGTCCCCATCCGGACCGTGGTGCTGTGCCGGCAGGCAggttccagtgctcccagcaccccTGAGCCATCAGGACGGCAGGGACAGACCCAATCTCTGAGGTATGTCCTGAGCTTGAGGAGGATAGACAAGGGTTTCTGCTAGGGAGGATGGAGATAACCCCATGGAGAGGGGGATGGAGATAATCCCATGTGGAGGATGGAGCTCAGTCCATGGGAAGGAGGATGGGAATGATCCTGTGAAGACAATGGAGCTCAGCTCATGGGGAGGATGTTGGAAATTATCCCATAGGAGGGATGGAGATAGTCCTACTGGCAGTAAAATGGAGCCAACCCTGTGGGAAGGAGGATGGGAGTAATCCTGTGGGAGAGGATGAAGAGAACCTCATGGAGATAATGGAGCTAAACCCATGGGGAGGAGGATGGAGATAATCCTATGGAGAAGATAATGGAGAGAACACCAAGGGAAGTGTGGACCTAACTCTATGGGGAGGATGGAGAAAATCTTTTGGGGAGGATGGACATGATCCCATGGGGAGGGGATGGAACTAACCCCTTGGAGATGATGGAGCTCAGTCATTGGGAGGATGGAGACAATATTGTGGGGAGGATTGAGATAATCCCAGAGACCAGAATGAGGATAATCCTATGGGAATGTGGGAGAAAACCCTGTGGGGAGGATGGACAGAAATCCATTGGGAGGAGGTTGGAGATGATCCCATGGAGAGGATGGAAGTAAGCCTATGGAGAGGATGAACTAATCCCTTGGGAGGAAGTTAGATGTCTCCCCACGGAGTGGCTGGCTGTACCCATGGGTACACCTTTCCCAGAGCTTGCCCTGGCTTTAGGGTGAGGGGAAAGGTGCTCCTGCAGCCACAGTGTCTTGCCTGCAGGGTGGACCCATGCTGGCAGCCAGCTGAGCCCCGGGGCCGCAGCGCCACACCCCGCCGGCGCCCCACCTACTACACAGTCACCGTGCCCACCTCGTGCCTCCTGAGCCCCGGCCCTGCGTGCTGCTCTGGCTCCGATGACAGCATCTCCGACCTCTCCAGCATCTCCCAcgccacctccccgggcagcagcagccctgacgTGTCCTTTGCGGTTCCGCTGCCCCTTGCCGAGCCTGGTTACTACCCACGGGGTGccctccagctcctgccaccTGCTGGTCCCCTGACTTTCCTGTACGAGCAGGATCTGGCCCCGCTGCGGTACCAGCGCCTGGTGCCCTCCCGTAGCCGCATCGTGCGCACGCCCTCGCTCAAAGACTACGCACCTGCTGGGGCCCGGGGGCTCTCCAAGGCCGCCGTCACCGAGGAGCTCAAGTCATGGCACCAGCGTGCCCGGCTGAGGAGTGCCCGGCCCCACTCCCTCGACCGGCAAGGGGCTTTCCAGAGACCCCGTGGTGGGACCACCAGGGACGTGCCCATTGCTCATGGAATCCTGTCACTGGTTCAGGTATGACACGGggtctggctgggagtggctacgTGGGAGAAGAGAGACCCCTTGGGTGCTGTCCTGCAGGTGACATGAGTTGTTACCCTGAGGTAGTGTAGGGACATGTGGCTCTGGTGGGGTCCCGTGAGGATTTCTAGAGCAGGGATGAAGGCCTGAGGGAGTCCATGGAGTCCTGTGAGGGTTGTTGGGACAGGACTGGGATTCCAGAAAGGAGCCTGGGGCAGGAACATAGTCTCAGGAGGGTCCTGAGGAGAGGATCAAGGTCCTTTAAGATCCTCTGAGGCAGAACTGGGACCTTCTGAGGGTCCTCTGAGCAGGTCCAAGGTCCCTCATAGGTTGGATCTGGAGAGTCCCTCATAGTTCCTTGGGCAGGACCAACACCCTGAGTAGGTCTCCATGGGAAGATTAGGGTCCTGAGGGAATCACAAAGGAAGAATTTGGGTCCCAGAGCGATCCTTGGGGCAGGACTGGGTTCCTGAGGAAGTCCAACAGCCAGGACCAGGGTCTTCTGTTCTTGGGAACAGAAATAAGGTCTTTAATGTCCTTCAGGGCAGGATGAGGGCCTGCTGAGAGTCCCATGGACAGGTTTGGAGTTCTGTGTAGGTCCCAGGGGCAGAACCAAGACCCCCTGGGGCAGGACTGGGGTCCCATGTGAGTACCTGGGATAGGGCCAGGACCTTAAGGGTGTCTCTGGAGCAGGACTGGGGTTCCATGTAGGTTCCTGCTTTCTCTTGCAGATCCCAAGGGCAAGACAAGGACCCTATGGGGGTTCGTGTTGCAGAACTGGGGTCTCATGGGAAAGACCAGAACCTTAAGGAGATTACTGGGGCAAAACTGGGGTCCCATGAGAGTCCCATGGGAAAGACCAGGACTTCGGGGGGGTCCCTAGGGCAGGATCCATGTGGGTCCCTGGGGTAGCACTGGGGTGCCCTTGAGCAGGGAAGGATCCCTGCAGGCATTTCAGTGACCAGCTCCCCTTTCCACCTGGCAGTCTCACTGGGACAAATGCACctgtggcacagctgggacacaggCTGGGCAAGTGAGGACCTGTGGCCATGCCCCCACAGCTCCTTCAGCCCAGCCCTTGTGCCAGGATGTGCTCGCAGTGGTGCCCCTCAGACAAGGTAGGATGCCAACACCCACAGGGTCTTTGTCCCCCAGGGTCCCCCGGTGCAGGTGCTGCGGCGCTCGGCAGCCGGCGTGCCCGTGCAGGTCTACATGCCCGAGAACGGCGAGATTGTCACCCAAGTGTGAGTGCCATGTCCTCACCCCGGGCGGGGGCACATCCTGGCTGGTCCAGGGGCGGCAGGGACGTCTCGTGCCTCCCCAGCCTGGCATGGGGCACGGGAGGGAGCCACAAGTGGGGTGGCAGGGGCTGGCCCCCACCCTGTGTTCCCTCACTGGCACTGCAATGCTGATAGGGACAATGTGACCCCAGTGCTTATGGTGACCTTGGTGTCACCGCGACCCTGAATTTGAGGTTCTGGTCTCTAATAAAAGTGGTTTTTGGGATACGTCACTCTCAGGATGTGTCACCTCCATGTCCCCTCTGAGGtcccccatccctgggtcccaTTGGCATTGCAGGATGGGACTCCGTGGATTTGGGGTCTGGCTGTGCTCAGGGCAGTAATGGGGTGATCCCAACGGCAAGAGGGTGCCCCAGATCCAGctgtgcagccctggcacccagtgacccaggctgggaAAGGGGCAAGGAGTGGAAAGGAAGGATGGAATGGAGGTGAAGGGTGTGGGGTTGGGGTGCAGGAAGGTGGGCAGGAAGGGTGCAGGGGAGGGCTGCAAGgatgggtgaagggatggggtgCCGGGGCAGGGAAATAAGGTGCTCCGGGAAAGGATGGGGTTGGAGAAGGGGTACTGTGAACCAAAGTGATGGggtgcagggatgggatggggtgcaGGGCACGCAAATAAGGAgtgcaggggtgggatgaggtgGGAGAAggggtgctgggaggggaaaTGATGGGGAGCAGGGGGTAGGGAAGGGGTTGAATGTCGGGGATGGGGTGCGGGGAGTGGTGCAAGGACGAGCGAAGAGATGGGGTGCAAGAAGAGGGGAAATAAGGGTTTCCGGGGGTTGCAGTGGTGGGGGGCAGTGCCAGAGACGCTCCGGTCCCCGCATTCccgcctggccctgcctgtgcccggggccggcggcgtCGCTCCTCCCGGtgggggcgggcgggggccggtggctgcggcgggaggcggcgccgggggaacgggagagggagggacaCCGGGCAGAAACCGAGCGCCGCCGGGCTGCGGCGTCACTGCGGGCCTGCGCCGGCCCCGCACGGCACCGGACGGCACCGGGAGACGCCGGCAGAGGGAGCGGCcccgcggcaccggcaccgggcggCACCAGGACCGGCCACGAGAGCGGCCCCGGTCCCGGTGCCGCCGCGCAGCCGCCGCCCTCGTCCCGGACAGCTCTGAGCGGGGACACCAGGCCCGGCCCCGGGATGGGGCCCGGGGGCCCCGGGAGCGGCTGGCCCCTGGCCGGGACCCTGCTGGTGGCCGTGGCCGCCTCGATGGGTAAGAGATATACGGGAAACAGGGAGGGCCGGGGGACCCGGTGCCACCCTGCGACTGGACACTGTGCCACCATCTGTGACACGGGGATCCCGCTGGGTGGGAGGGACTTCGTGCCACCAGCCGTGACTGTGACTCGTGTCACACACGGCCCCTTTCACCGGGGGTTGCTTGCAACAAAGTGTTCCCCTGGGcactgtgcccactgcccccaaACCCTCCTCCCATTTGCCGCTTTCGGGGTGAccccgggagcagcagggacGGAGCCGGTGGCTGACCGAGCCGGGATGCCCAGCCCCGGGGAACCTGGGGGCTTCCCATGGACgagccccgtgcctcagtttccccacttgTCCCTGAACTGCCGTGATCCCATTTTGGGATGTGTGAATAATGCCACGTGAGATTCCCGCAAAGCCCATTTCCGTGGCTGCTCCGGCGCCTCCGGCCGCCCCCGGACCTCGGCCCGCGGCTATTTCTGGGAAGACAGGTGGCTCCGGACAGAAATAGAGTGGGAAGTGCCACTGGAACACGCGGAAGGAGGGGAAGCTAGAGAGATCTGGAGGAATCTGGAGGGATCGGAGAGCTGGGTGGGATGGAGTGGCGTCTGCAAGGGTGTAGGGTTGGATGGAGCCGAGTATGGGGGTACATAGGGGCAGGGTTTGGAAGGAAGTGGAGTGGGATGGGGCAGGGTATGGGGGTACACAGGGGCAGAATGGAGCAGGGTTTTAAGGGATGTGGGGCaggatggagcagagcaggggtttGGGGGTACATAGGGACACCATTTGTGGGCCCATGGGGCAGGACACAGGAGGGTATAGGGGATGTGGGGCTGGATATGAGGGGGACAGGAAGCAGCGGGGTATTTGGGAGTGTATAGGGGCATATTTTGGGGATCCATGGGGCAGGACAGACCGGGGTACAAGGGGAATAGGACGCAGTGGGGTACAGGCTGTGCTCATGTGGGAGAGGAAGGGCATGGGGTGCTGCTGATGCCCCTGAGGGTGGTGACGGCCAGGTGCTCCAAGGCCCCGGTGGTGGGTGGCTGTCCACAGTGGCTGGGGGCGAAGACTGCCTGTGGTACGTGGACAGAAACGGGTCATGGCACCCTGGCTTCGACTGCGAGTTCTTCACCTTCTGCTGCGGCACGTGCCAGCAGCGGTACTGCTGCCGAGACCCTCTGCGCCTGCTCACCGAGCGCCAGCAGCGCCACTGCCTTGCCTTCAGGTGCCACAGCCGGGGctgatggggctgggggctctcctgggcagcCTGGGTGCTGGGACTGGGGGTGCTGTGCACTAGTActgggtgctggggacaggcaGTTGTACTGGGTGCTGGTCACTCACTGTATGCTCTGGACTGGGCAGTAGTGCTGGACACTGGTATTGGGTACTGGGCAGTGGTATCTGGGCCCTTGCAgtgggtgctgggcactggtacTGGGGGTTGGACATTGGTACTGAGCAGCGGCAGTGGGTGCTGGATGCTGGGTGCTCTGCACTGGTACTTGGCGGGGGCACTGGGTGTTGGGCACTGGGCACTGTTACTGGATGCTGAATGCAGGTGCTGTGCACTGGTTCTGAGCACTGGGGAGTGATACTGGGCACTGGGCAGTGCTACTGGGTTGCTAGGCTGTTGGCTCTGGGTGCTGGACACTAACATTGGGTGCTGGGCATTGAGTGCTGGGTGCTGGACACTGGGCAGTGGTACTGGGTGTTGGGTACTGGTACTGGGTTGTTGGTCTCTGGCCAGTGGAACTGGGCATTGGTGCTTTGCAGTGGGTGTTGGGACTCCTACTAGGTGCTGTGCACTTGGTACTGGTACTGGGTGCCAGGCTCTTGGCATTGGTACTGGGTGCTGGTATTGGGTTTTGGGTGCTGGACACTGGTACTGGGCACTGATACTGGGCACTGCACACTGGGGGATGGATGCTGTGGATTGGTCACTGGTActgggtgctgggcactggttacTCCCACTGGATGCTGGTCACTGGGAGAGGGCACTGGTACAGGGCATTGGCTCTGCgtactgggcacagctgctgggtggGCAATGCTACTGAGTGCTGACAGCAGTGCAGGACACTGTCACTGGGCATTGGTTCTGGGCACTGGGCGGTGTCACTGGGTGCTGGGCACGGGGCACAGGGCACTATCAGTGGGTGCTGGCTGGGGGTGTGTGCTGCGGgtgcctccctggccctgctccccACGACCGGGGGTCCCACAGCCCCAAGACCATCGCGGGCATCGCCTCAGCCGTGGTGCTTTTCATCGCCATCGTCACCACCATCGTCTGCTGCTTCATGTGCTCCTGCTGCTACCTGTACCAGCGCCGGCAGCACTCCCGCACACCCCTGCAAGgtgcggggctggggggctgggatgggggtgcAGGAGGATCCTGTAGGAAAAGTGGGTGGAGTGGGGTTGAGGGGGCCTAGAGGATTTCAGGGGGAAGGGGGGTCTGGTGAGGGGCTGTAGGGATGGGGGATGCAGGGTGTGCAGGAGGAGAGGATCAAGAGGGTCCTGCAGGTCAGGAGGTGCAGGGTTAGGAGGACCTGGGGGAATGGGAGGGTGCAGGAATGGGGGATGCACGGACGGGGGTGCAGGAGGAGTTGGTGAATGATGATGCTGTAGGTACAGGGTGGGGGATTGGGGGAGCCTGGACAGAGGCCTGTGGGAATTGGTGTGTGTCTGTGGGCTGTAGGGGTGGGAGgtgcaggagggtcctgtaggTAGAGAGTGGAGGGGTTTGGGAAGAGGCAGGGAGGGTGTTGGGGTAAAAGGTGGAAGCTGAAGGGATGAGAGATGAGAGTGAGCAGAAGAATCCTGtaggtgtggggtggggggaatGGTAGGGGAGGCAAAGAGAAGGGCAGCTGTTGGAATGAAGGGGGGGATCAGGAGGGTGGGGGGTGGACTGCAGGAATGAAGGTGTAGGAGGAGGGGTAGGGTACGGGGGTGGGGAGAAGGAGAGGTGCTGAGGTACACGGTGGAGGGATTGTGGGGGGGATGAAGTGGTGGGACTTGAAGGGATGCGGGGGGGAAAATTGTGCATTGTGGTGAGGGTCTGGCTGACACCCCAGCGGCCACCAACCTGAGGGCCACCACCACTCTTAggcaccatccctgtccctgtgtcggGGTGCTGCAGACCTCCCCAATCTCTCCCACAGGCCCGGAAATTCCCCTGTCCAGCTACCACCCCgcagctcccccagctcccttCCCCGTGGACCCCAAAGCCGGCCCTACACCTCCCCAGCCTGGCTTCACCCCCATGGCCATGTACCCCCCGCCCGGCCCTGCCGCCCAGTACCCCATGTACCCCTCCGGGCCCCCCGTCTACAACCCCACAGGTGAGCACCGGGGGGGAACGGGGACCCTCCCTATTCCCCGGGGGGCCTGGCGGCCTGGTGACACCGCACCtgctccgcccgcagcaccgccGCCCTACGTCCCGGCGCAGCCCAGCTACCCTGGAGCATGAGTCCCCGCGGGGACCCCCGTACCCGCCGCCGgccagcggggccgggctggggaccccagggaccccccctGGCGCCGGGGGGCTGCCTTAGCCAGCGCTGGATCGGGCTCTTCCCGGCCATCCTGCGGTGATCCGGTGCCAGCAGAACAGGGCGGCCCTTGTGCCGCACACTGGGCCCTTTGTGGGCGCCTTCTCCCCCGGCTCCGGGTGCCAGTGGCCCCGAGCAGCCGCGGAGGGGTTCCCGGGGGGTCCTCCGAGGGCCGTGCACCGCTGTCTCCCTGCACACTACCCCCGGATTCACCCCCGGCTCTTCCCTCCGGGGTTGGCATTAAACCACGTCTTGTGCCCACAGCCTGGTGTTGTCTCGGTGATTctaatggggaaaaaaggaagggcAACGCCCCCAAACCCTTCCCGCGAATTGTTATGTGGGGAAACATGAATTCTGCTCTGTCCCTTCTGCTCCCGAGACTTCTCCCTCCCAAAATTGTGTTGGGATGGGTAATTCCCACCAAATCAGCCGCTTGGATGAGCCAGCCTGGAGTGCTGGCCGCCCACTCAGCCCCCGTCACTCAAAACGGAGTGTGAAACCACCCCTGGAATATTTCAGGTGAGAAAACAGTAAATTCTGCGCCGGGATTGAGACTCTGGGCGTGTGAACAATTCCTTTATCCATGCCCCCTCCCCTGGACAGGAATAAGCAGGGGAGGGTGGGTGGTGTGTGACCCCGATGGTTGTTCCTGGTGGGATTCatccctgccagcactgctggctaAATCTGGGACCAGAGTCCATCAGTCCAGGAGAACAGCCAGGCAGAGCCGCCTGGAAGGACAAACCGCTGTTCCATCTCCCAGCCCTCTGCATCATCCCCAAAAGCCGTCTGAGGTGCCCGGAGTGGGGGGAgccaggggggagcagctccgaGTTTTATTGAAGTGGGATGgacaggaaaagaaataaaagcagcGACGTGGGTTCTGGGGTGTGTGTACACAGCCAGCTGCGTGGGAGGCTCAGGATTCGGGGACCCCCCGCTCCCGGAGGTAGAGGTCACGGATTTCGGCCAGGCTGCGGCCGAGCCCGCCCAGCGCCTGGGCGATGCCGCGCAGCACGGCCGCGGTCTCCCGGCGGCTCTCGGCGTATTCGCGGCGGAACGCCCGCAGCTCCTGCACCAGCCGCTCGTTGGACTGCACGAGGCTGAGCTGGGGGCGCTCGGGGGTCCcgtccagccccccggggggccCCGCCTCTCCCGCGCTGCAGTGACTGAGCTGCTCGGCCTCCTGCTCCAACAGCAGACTCGGGAAGTCGGAGCCCAGCGGCTCCTGCGGCCCGCGGAGGTCGCCGAGGGGGAGTTCGGAGGGTGCGGAGCGCGGGGGGCTCCGGCTCCAGCCCTCGCACAGCTCGCTGGGCGGGCAGATGCCGGTGCGGGGCAGCCGACAGTCTGAGCCGCGGCCGGGAGCGCCGTCGGCAGCGGGACCGTGGAAGGGCTCAGTCTTCACCTCCAAAGGCTCCTCCTTTACTGGCTCCTCCTTTACACCTGTGGGACCGAGGGCgagcacagggcagctgcagggatcTCTCGTGTTCCCGGTGCCCCACGGACCAAGTGACAGACCCTGTTGTCTCCATCCCTGTGCTCATACATCCCCTCTCCTGCACCCAGCCCCAGTTCCATCTATACCTATCTCCATAGTTCCGTGTCCCTCATGATAGTTCAGTCCCTtgtccctctcctgtctccagtACTCCCATACCCCTGTCCTGATTCTGGTGTCCCCACGTCCCTGTATGGTCCTGGTACCCCCATGTCCCTGCCCCAGTCCACACATATCCCTGTCCTGAACATGGTGCCTCTACGTCCTTGTTTGGTCCTGGTACCACCACGTCCCAGTTCTCACCCCACTAACCCCCATGTCCCTGTTCTGGTCCCAGTACTGGAAGGTTCTTTGTCTCTGTCTTGGTCCTGCCCCATGTCACTGCCCCAGTCCCACCACATCTTTGTCCTGTTCCCAGCCCCTTCTTATCCCTGTCCAGGTCCCAGTACCCTGTGCCTTTTGTCCCTGTCCTAATCCCAGTCACCCATATCCTTCTCCTGATCCTGGTACCCTTCTGTCCTGGTATAGGTGCCCCTGTTACTCTCTCTGTCTCCTATGTCCCTGTCCTGGTCCTCCCAACATCCCTGTCACCTGTCCCAATATTCCATGTTCGTATCCCTTTGCCCTGACTCTGtgttccctctgtgtccctgccccactgtTCCTGCCCAGTCCCTCCATGCACCTGTAGTGGTCCCAGTGTCCTGGTCCTGGTTTTTCCCACATCTTGGTCCCAGTCCCCTCACATCCCTGCTCTGTTTGCCTGGATCTATGTCCCAGTCCCTCCATGTATCTTCCCAGGCCTAGTGATGCCTTAGGATGCCCCCATATCCCTCATGTTCCTGTCCCAATCCTCCATGTCCCTGCCATTGTCCCCTGtatccatgtccctgtcccccatggcatggccccagtgtccccgtCCTGGCCCTTATCTCCTGTGTTCCTGTCCTGGTCCCTCTACACACTTGTCCTGCTCCCAGTTTCTTGCTCCTCATCCCGTGCTCTTGTTCCTGGTCTCCTGTGTCCCTGTCTCAGAACCATGTTTCTGTCCTGGTCCCCTGTGTCCTGGTTACTCCATGTCCCTTTACTGGAGGGACTAGTGCCTCTGTGCCTTTGTGCCTCTGTGTCCATGTCCCAGTTCCTCATGTCCCTGTCCTGATGCCCTGTATCCTGgttctccaggtgctgatccagGCCTCCTGAgtctccatccccatctccccatgCACCTGCCCCCGTGTTCTGATCTGGCTGTGTCCCTTTGCTGGTCCtagtcccctgtgtccctgcatgcACCTGTCCTGGTCCCAGTGACCTGTTTCAGGCTCAGTTCTCTTGCATCCAAGTCCCAGTCACCCATGTCTATGTCCTGGACCCTCACATCTTGGTCACAGTATCTCCATGTCACTATCGTGGTCTCCTGTATCCCGATCCCCTCACTTCCTGGTCCCCCTGTGTCCCTCTTCCTCCCAACCTCTCCCAGTCCCAGTGGCCCTGTGTCTGTGTCCTGGTTTCCCATGTCCATGTCCTGGTCCTGCATGTTCTGGTGCTGGTCCTCGTCTCTCTTGAGACCAGGGTTA from Melospiza melodia melodia isolate bMelMel2 chromosome 28, bMelMel2.pri, whole genome shotgun sequence includes the following:
- the INAVA gene encoding innate immunity activator protein, with amino-acid sequence MGEASDMDSGIVLHSGPDSPVSPLKERVLVGQRQQQALEAQLDGCIQELRQLCLREAELTGTLPCEYPLKAGEKPPKVRRRIGAAFKLDEIAVLRGVDPLERERALQLQIAEAARRLCCEENISRQVRKRRQTAALREEQKLRDLEQVLSQRRLLAGQRDISTAKEDTRPPGPATPQKSPSPKDPTKEEEEESGPVVPTPIPWQETSLDRPYERTKNSSIDPEDGETQNSQCCLGSLMAAPASSLAPSSPDSASPSVSRTGDPSYRFVPIRTVVLCRQAGSSAPSTPEPSGRQGQTQSLRVDPCWQPAEPRGRSATPRRRPTYYTVTVPTSCLLSPGPACCSGSDDSISDLSSISHATSPGSSSPDVSFAVPLPLAEPGYYPRGALQLLPPAGPLTFLYEQDLAPLRYQRLVPSRSRIVRTPSLKDYAPAGARGLSKAAVTEELKSWHQRARLRSARPHSLDRQGAFQRPRGGTTRDVPIAHGILSLVQGPPVQVLRRSAAGVPVQVYMPENGEIVTQV
- the SHISA4 gene encoding protein shisa-4, producing the protein MGPGGPGSGWPLAGTLLVAVAASMVAGGEDCLWYVDRNGSWHPGFDCEFFTFCCGTCQQRYCCRDPLRLLTERQQRHCLAFSPKTIAGIASAVVLFIAIVTTIVCCFMCSCCYLYQRRQHSRTPLQGPEIPLSSYHPAAPPAPFPVDPKAGPTPPQPGFTPMAMYPPPGPAAQYPMYPSGPPVYNPTAPPPYVPAQPSYPGA
- the LOC134430376 gene encoding myb-related transcription factor, partner of profilin-like: GGGGARRGLLKRKPNFTLQELEVLMSEVLRYEPLLFGAAAGTVNAYEKQKIWWRITHKVNAAGRHQRDIGEVKNRWRGLRRRAGDKISRHRLERQGPAGRAAARNGNTGSTGNNGSNGNGAAEPGAGPAPVWGPRSAAGTEPSMRSAEGSAQHGVKEEPVKEEPLEVKTEPFHGPAADGAPGRGSDCRLPRTGICPPSELCEGWSRSPPRSAPSELPLGDLRGPQEPLGSDFPSLLLEQEAEQLSHCSAGEAGPPGGLDGTPERPQLSLVQSNERLVQELRAFRREYAESRRETAAVLRGIAQALGGLGRSLAEIRDLYLRERGVPES